The Gemmata palustris genome includes a region encoding these proteins:
- a CDS encoding ribose-phosphate diphosphokinase, with protein sequence MFGNGNNHKLKIFSGRANRPLAEGVAKVLGVPLGNMTLGDFPDKETSVRIEEDVRGRDVFIVQPTSTPVNDHLMELLIILDAFKRASPARITAVLPYYGYARQDRKDKGRVPISAKLVANLITKAGADRVLALDLHAAQIQGFFDIPVDHLYAVKEIAKHVRSLGIDQSELIVLSPDEGSIKKALDFQKNVGGKISVADKRRTSATEIKHGHLIGAPVDGKSVVIYDDMISTAGTIVGAVNVARQHGAKAVYVCATHGVLCGPAIERLGSAKIDQIAITDSIPLPPEKQLPNIKVISVASLIANAIQRIHGNESVSELFKDEPPITREINTK encoded by the coding sequence GTGTTCGGCAACGGCAACAATCACAAGCTCAAGATCTTCAGCGGGCGCGCGAACCGGCCCCTGGCCGAGGGCGTCGCCAAGGTGCTCGGCGTGCCGCTGGGCAACATGACGCTGGGTGACTTCCCGGACAAGGAGACGAGCGTCCGCATCGAGGAGGACGTGCGCGGCCGGGACGTGTTCATCGTGCAGCCGACGTCCACGCCGGTGAACGACCACCTGATGGAGCTGCTCATCATCCTCGATGCGTTTAAACGGGCGAGTCCCGCGCGCATCACCGCCGTGCTGCCCTATTACGGCTACGCCCGGCAGGACCGCAAGGACAAGGGCCGCGTACCGATCTCGGCGAAGCTCGTCGCCAACCTCATCACAAAAGCCGGGGCCGACCGCGTCCTCGCCCTCGACCTGCACGCCGCTCAGATTCAAGGCTTCTTCGACATCCCGGTGGACCACCTCTACGCGGTCAAAGAAATCGCCAAGCACGTCCGCAGCCTCGGCATCGACCAGAGCGAACTCATCGTGCTCAGCCCGGACGAGGGGAGCATCAAAAAGGCGCTCGACTTCCAGAAGAACGTCGGCGGGAAGATCTCCGTTGCCGACAAGCGCCGGACCAGCGCCACCGAGATCAAGCACGGGCACCTGATCGGTGCGCCGGTCGACGGCAAATCGGTCGTGATCTACGACGACATGATTTCAACGGCCGGGACCATCGTGGGCGCGGTCAACGTGGCCCGGCAGCACGGCGCGAAAGCGGTCTACGTGTGCGCCACGCACGGCGTGCTGTGCGGCCCCGCGATCGAGCGCTTGGGGTCCGCGAAAATCGATCAGATTGCCATCACCGATAGCATCCCGCTCCCGCCGGAGAAGCAGCTCCCGAACATCAAGGTGATTTCCGTCGCGTCGCTGATCGCCAACGCGATCCAGCGGATTCACGGCAACGAGTCCGTCAGCGAGCTGTTCAAGGACGAACCGCCCATCACGCGGGAAATCAACACGAAGTAA
- a CDS encoding DNA methyltransferase, translating into MNERHDKRLPRDPNRRRALTNVGGAIDTEGDRADADRLAHALAVPPATDDDNDPARSHVHGFHTYPARMHPGTAARLVGAFVPPGGRVLDPFCGSGTVLVEALIAGRNAIGTDLNPLAVRLAARKTLPRTANELAHLTTRAAECAEHADTRRKAKTGASRRFSTEDMTMFEPHVLLEVDSLRAKIEMFRDDPARADLELVLSSVLIKLSRKTGDTSAGIGTRRTAAGFAARLFVQKAQDLVARLAALGRLLPQAPPTVTVISDDATVLKHLPPAPINAIITSPPYAATYDYLAHHALRLRWLGLDAAPLAHGEIGSRTAYSRLKPKDARGAWSKELERFFRAAARVLPPGAPLVLMMADSAVGDVAIRADEVVAEVGRVCGLNPSARASQARPHFHGPTAQAFQARPRFEHALLLRK; encoded by the coding sequence GTGAACGAACGGCACGACAAACGATTGCCGCGCGACCCGAACCGGCGCCGGGCGCTGACCAACGTGGGCGGCGCGATCGACACCGAGGGCGACCGCGCGGACGCGGACCGGCTCGCACACGCGCTCGCCGTCCCTCCGGCCACGGACGACGACAACGACCCGGCGCGCTCCCACGTTCACGGGTTCCACACGTACCCCGCGCGCATGCACCCGGGCACGGCCGCGCGCCTCGTGGGGGCGTTCGTGCCCCCGGGCGGGCGCGTACTCGATCCGTTCTGCGGGTCCGGGACCGTGCTCGTCGAGGCCCTCATTGCCGGCCGGAACGCGATCGGTACCGACCTGAACCCGCTCGCCGTGCGCCTCGCGGCCCGCAAGACGCTCCCGCGAACCGCGAACGAACTCGCGCACCTCACCACGCGCGCCGCCGAGTGCGCGGAACACGCCGACACCCGGCGCAAGGCGAAGACCGGCGCGAGTCGGCGTTTCTCTACGGAAGACATGACCATGTTCGAGCCGCACGTGCTGCTCGAGGTCGATTCGCTCCGCGCGAAGATCGAAATGTTCCGTGACGATCCCGCCCGCGCCGATCTGGAACTGGTGCTGTCGTCCGTGCTGATTAAACTCTCGCGCAAGACCGGGGATACTTCTGCCGGGATCGGCACGCGACGCACCGCGGCCGGGTTCGCGGCGCGGCTGTTCGTGCAGAAGGCGCAAGACCTCGTCGCCCGGCTCGCGGCCCTCGGCCGGTTGCTCCCGCAAGCGCCGCCGACCGTGACCGTGATTTCGGACGATGCGACGGTGCTGAAGCATTTGCCGCCCGCTCCGATCAACGCTATCATCACGTCGCCGCCCTACGCGGCCACTTACGACTACCTCGCGCACCACGCGCTCCGGTTGCGCTGGCTCGGGCTCGATGCCGCGCCCCTCGCGCACGGGGAGATCGGTTCGCGGACGGCGTACTCGCGGTTAAAGCCAAAGGACGCGCGCGGGGCCTGGAGCAAGGAACTCGAGCGCTTCTTCCGGGCCGCAGCGCGCGTGCTCCCCCCGGGGGCACCGCTCGTCCTCATGATGGCGGATTCGGCCGTCGGCGATGTGGCGATTCGCGCCGATGAAGTGGTCGCCGAAGTCGGCCGCGTGTGCGGCCTGAATCCCTCCGCTCGCGCGTCCCAGGCGCGCCCGCACTTCCACGGCCCCACCGCGCAGGCGTTCCAAGCCCGCCCGCGGTTCGAGCACGCCCTTCTCCTGCGCAAGTAG
- a CDS encoding alpha/beta hydrolase-fold protein — MLDGWTRTTIGGKPVDVFDPPHALPQALLYLHGLDERTPVTDVAFTATLRAHRLRCVVPHGGQCWWADRVCPEFDAGLAPEGYLLDVLAPWVGAAWHLGPRALAVGGVEMGGQGAVRLAFKHPERFPIAASVSGAFDCQDWYGRGTPLDEMYDSRERCRQDTAVLHIHAHRWPPHLWFCCSPTDAANYRGNDRLHEKLTAIGVPHAVDLDTRAKPGARYEEQMGAPMLAFIADALAREAKRLV, encoded by the coding sequence ATGCTCGATGGCTGGACGCGGACCACCATCGGCGGGAAGCCGGTCGATGTATTTGATCCGCCCCACGCACTTCCACAAGCACTTCTCTACCTTCACGGTCTCGACGAACGCACCCCCGTAACCGATGTAGCCTTCACCGCGACGCTCCGCGCTCATCGATTGCGGTGCGTTGTGCCCCACGGTGGACAGTGCTGGTGGGCGGATCGCGTGTGCCCCGAGTTTGATGCCGGTCTCGCGCCCGAGGGCTATCTACTGGACGTACTTGCACCGTGGGTGGGCGCCGCGTGGCATTTGGGGCCGCGTGCGCTCGCGGTCGGTGGTGTGGAAATGGGCGGGCAGGGGGCGGTGCGACTCGCGTTCAAACACCCGGAGCGGTTCCCGATCGCCGCGAGCGTCTCGGGCGCGTTTGATTGCCAGGACTGGTACGGGCGCGGGACGCCGCTCGATGAAATGTACGACAGCCGCGAGCGGTGCCGGCAAGACACGGCCGTGCTCCACATTCATGCCCACCGCTGGCCGCCGCACCTGTGGTTCTGTTGCTCCCCAACAGACGCAGCGAATTATCGCGGTAACGATCGGCTGCACGAGAAACTCACTGCGATCGGCGTTCCGCACGCGGTCGATCTCGACACACGGGCGAAGCCCGGAGCTCGATACGAAGAACAGATGGGCGCACCGATGCTCGCGTTCATCGCCGATGCTCTCGCCCGAGAAGCGAAACGGCTGGTGTGA
- the serA gene encoding phosphoglycerate dehydrogenase, which translates to MPPRVLIADKLEAPGIELLQAAGLEVDNRPGLKADELKAALRGADAVICRSQPKLSAEYFEDTGSLRAIARAGVGVDNIDVAAATRKGVVVMNTPGGNTVSAAEHTIALLLALARRVPVADATMKAGGWDRNKFVGTEVAGKTLGVVGLGRIGREVARRAKGMDMKVIALDPFVTAAKAAELGYETAANLDDLLPKVDFLTLHVPLGNDTKSLIGARELGLMKKTARVLNVARGGIVDEKALADALAAGTIAGAGIDVFTVEPIVADNPLLKAPNIVLTPHLGASTLEAQENVAIEAAQLIADFLLKGQVANAVNMAAVNPAELAEVRPFVDLARRLGLLQAQIAQGTIRRASLTYRGELAGQKTRLLTAAFTAGMLEYRLSEGVNLVNAEVLARERGIEIAESSNPKKGDFAALLHTEVETEKGTTVAAGTLFGDQYLRLVQLGPYRMEGYLDGVLLVFLHRDVPGLIGFVGTIFGTHGVNIAQMTVGRQAPGGEAIGILNLDNPPSEAALAAVKNHPQISSVTIVKLPAAGELPAWLG; encoded by the coding sequence ATGCCGCCGCGCGTACTGATTGCTGACAAGTTGGAAGCCCCGGGGATCGAACTGCTTCAAGCAGCCGGGCTCGAAGTGGACAACCGGCCCGGCCTCAAGGCCGACGAACTCAAAGCCGCACTTCGGGGCGCCGACGCGGTCATCTGTCGCTCTCAACCCAAACTCAGTGCCGAATACTTCGAGGACACCGGCAGCCTGCGCGCGATCGCGCGCGCCGGCGTCGGCGTGGACAACATTGATGTCGCTGCGGCTACCCGCAAGGGCGTCGTGGTCATGAACACACCCGGCGGAAACACCGTTTCCGCCGCGGAACACACCATCGCGCTGCTCCTCGCGCTCGCCCGGCGCGTCCCGGTCGCAGATGCCACCATGAAGGCCGGCGGGTGGGACCGCAACAAGTTCGTCGGGACCGAGGTCGCGGGGAAGACGCTCGGCGTCGTCGGGTTGGGGCGCATCGGGCGCGAGGTCGCCCGCCGCGCGAAGGGTATGGACATGAAGGTGATCGCCCTCGATCCCTTCGTCACCGCGGCAAAGGCCGCCGAACTCGGGTACGAGACGGCCGCGAATTTGGACGACCTCTTACCGAAGGTCGATTTTCTCACGCTTCACGTTCCGCTTGGGAACGACACCAAGAGTCTCATCGGGGCGCGCGAACTGGGACTGATGAAGAAAACCGCCCGCGTGCTGAACGTCGCCCGCGGTGGCATCGTGGACGAGAAGGCCCTCGCCGATGCACTTGCCGCGGGCACCATCGCCGGCGCGGGCATTGATGTGTTCACCGTGGAGCCGATCGTCGCGGACAACCCGCTTCTGAAGGCACCGAACATCGTGCTCACGCCGCACCTCGGCGCCTCCACGCTGGAAGCTCAGGAAAACGTCGCGATCGAAGCGGCGCAACTCATCGCCGACTTCCTGCTCAAGGGCCAGGTCGCGAACGCGGTCAACATGGCGGCCGTGAACCCCGCGGAACTCGCGGAGGTGCGGCCCTTCGTCGATCTCGCGCGCCGGCTGGGGTTACTCCAGGCGCAAATCGCCCAGGGAACGATTCGCCGCGCATCGCTCACCTATCGAGGTGAACTCGCGGGTCAGAAGACGCGACTGCTTACCGCCGCGTTCACGGCGGGGATGCTCGAGTACCGCTTGAGCGAGGGCGTGAACCTCGTTAACGCGGAAGTGCTCGCCCGCGAGCGCGGGATCGAGATCGCGGAATCGTCCAACCCCAAGAAGGGCGACTTCGCCGCGCTGCTCCACACGGAAGTCGAAACCGAAAAGGGTACGACGGTCGCTGCGGGCACGCTGTTCGGCGACCAGTACCTGCGGCTCGTGCAACTCGGGCCGTACCGCATGGAGGGGTACCTCGACGGCGTGCTGCTCGTGTTCCTCCACCGCGACGTGCCGGGGCTAATCGGGTTCGTCGGCACGATCTTCGGCACCCACGGGGTGAACATCGCGCAGATGACCGTCGGCCGGCAGGCCCCCGGGGGCGAGGCGATCGGCATCCTGAACCTCGACAACCCGCCCTCGGAGGCGGCGCTCGCCGCGGTGAAGAACCACCCGCAAATCAGCTCGGTTACGATCGTGAAATTACCCGCGGCGGGCGAACTCCCGGCGTGGCTGGGCTGA
- a CDS encoding VgrG-related protein produces the protein MRQFLSTACLLLAGAPGALAADEALGKLSEKYESGGRGPGTVSTGKGDPGGVSYGTYQLASKIGRADEFVKKHYPEEFKGLKGGSDEFTKKWKELAAKDPKALHTNEHAFIKETHYDPQVRRLERDLKLDVTKRSAAFRDVVWSVAVQHGPNTDVIVTAVKPLLKDAKVEDVTDEAIIRAVYAERGRKDKDGKLVRFKNVGEALIPGLTKRFEREQTDALEMLKK, from the coding sequence ATGCGCCAATTTCTGTCTACTGCGTGTTTACTCCTCGCAGGCGCGCCGGGCGCTCTGGCCGCGGACGAAGCGCTCGGCAAGTTGTCCGAGAAGTACGAGTCCGGCGGGCGCGGACCCGGTACCGTTTCTACGGGTAAGGGCGACCCTGGCGGCGTGTCGTATGGCACGTACCAACTCGCATCGAAGATCGGCCGCGCCGACGAATTCGTAAAGAAGCACTACCCCGAAGAGTTCAAGGGACTGAAGGGCGGGAGTGACGAGTTCACCAAGAAGTGGAAGGAACTCGCGGCGAAAGACCCAAAGGCGCTGCACACCAACGAGCACGCCTTCATCAAAGAAACGCACTACGACCCGCAAGTGCGGCGGCTCGAGCGCGACCTGAAACTCGACGTGACCAAGCGCAGTGCGGCGTTCCGCGACGTCGTGTGGTCGGTCGCGGTGCAACACGGGCCGAATACCGACGTGATCGTGACCGCGGTGAAGCCGCTGTTGAAAGACGCGAAGGTTGAAGACGTGACGGACGAGGCGATCATTCGCGCGGTGTACGCGGAGCGCGGGCGCAAGGACAAGGACGGCAAACTCGTCCGGTTCAAGAACGTGGGCGAAGCACTGATTCCCGGACTCACCAAGAGATTTGAGCGCGAGCAGACCGACGCGCTGGAGATGCTGAAGAAGTGA
- a CDS encoding DUF4190 domain-containing protein — MPNIQVTCPECKSVLEIGAEFAGQEIECGSCLHVFVAEPPPARPDSAGRSGLGSRRRNEEVPEDRERSRSSRSSRRQDEDDYDRRPTRRRRDEDDEDGYEPRRPSTGPGAASIFAFVLGLLSSLAIPVTCCGCCSMLTWPITVPLGIAAIITGAFGLKDPKGKPLAIIGIIFGAVALACVFLQLVIGFGPLMVPPGAR; from the coding sequence ATGCCCAACATTCAGGTCACGTGCCCGGAGTGCAAATCGGTGCTGGAGATCGGCGCCGAGTTCGCGGGCCAGGAGATCGAGTGCGGGAGTTGCCTGCACGTGTTCGTTGCGGAACCCCCGCCCGCGCGCCCGGACAGCGCCGGCCGGTCCGGTTTGGGTTCCCGGCGGCGCAACGAAGAGGTGCCCGAAGACCGCGAGCGGAGCCGGTCGTCACGGAGTTCCCGGCGCCAAGACGAGGACGATTACGACCGTCGCCCCACGCGCCGGCGCCGAGACGAGGATGATGAGGACGGCTACGAGCCCCGGCGCCCGAGCACCGGTCCGGGCGCGGCCTCCATTTTCGCGTTCGTGCTCGGCCTGTTGAGCAGTCTCGCCATCCCCGTCACCTGTTGCGGGTGCTGCTCCATGCTCACGTGGCCGATCACGGTTCCACTTGGCATTGCCGCGATCATCACCGGCGCGTTCGGGCTCAAAGATCCGAAGGGTAAGCCCCTGGCGATTATTGGCATCATCTTCGGCGCTGTGGCGCTCGCCTGCGTCTTCCTCCAACTCGTGATCGGTTTCGGTCCGCTTATGGTGCCCCCCGGTGCGCGATAG